In the genome of Acidimicrobiia bacterium, one region contains:
- the frr gene encoding ribosome recycling factor produces MIDELLGEAGAKMDQAVQHLQSEFATVRTGRANPAILHRVTVAYYDTPTPLQQLATISVPEPQLLVIAPYDRSSIGDIERAIQASDLGLNPSSDGTVIRLAFPQLNEERRRELIKVVRHMAEEGRVAVRNVRRHTKDDMEALGGEVSEDDIRRGEAKLQELTDSHVARIDTILQHKEAELLEV; encoded by the coding sequence GTGATCGACGAGCTTCTCGGCGAGGCCGGGGCGAAGATGGACCAGGCGGTGCAACACCTCCAGTCCGAGTTCGCCACCGTGCGCACCGGCCGGGCCAACCCCGCCATCCTGCATCGGGTAACCGTCGCCTACTACGACACCCCGACCCCGCTTCAACAGCTGGCGACCATCTCGGTGCCAGAACCGCAGCTGCTGGTAATCGCTCCCTACGACCGCTCGTCGATCGGCGACATCGAGCGAGCGATCCAGGCGTCCGACCTCGGTCTCAACCCGTCGAGCGACGGCACCGTCATCAGGCTTGCCTTTCCCCAGCTCAATGAAGAGCGGCGCCGCGAACTGATCAAGGTGGTGCGGCACATGGCTGAGGAGGGGCGGGTGGCGGTTCGCAACGTGCGCCGTCACACCAAGGACGACATGGAGGCACTCGGAGGCGAGGTCTCCGAAGACGACATCCGGCGCGGTGAGGCGAAACTGCAGGAGCTGACCGACTCCCACGTCGCCCGGATCGACACGATTCTCCAGCACAAGGAAGCCGAGCTGCTCGAGGTCTGA
- the pyrH gene encoding UMP kinase has translation MPRRVALKLSGESFADPGTGYGIDPGTVQRLAAEIAEIHAEGHQIAMVVGGGNIFRGLSSAAAGMDRANADYMGMLATVINALALRDALEHAGVPTRVQTAITIAQVAEPYIRLRAIRHLEKGRAVIFAGGTGNPFFTTDTTVALRAAEIGADAVLKATRVDGVYDDDPEKNPKARLLTDLTYMEVLEKGLRVMDSTAITMCMENDLPIRVFNISVPGNIARAVRGEPVGTLVR, from the coding sequence GTGCCGAGACGGGTCGCCCTCAAGCTGTCGGGTGAGTCGTTCGCCGATCCGGGCACCGGATACGGGATCGATCCGGGCACCGTCCAACGGCTGGCGGCGGAGATCGCCGAGATCCACGCCGAGGGCCACCAGATCGCAATGGTCGTGGGCGGCGGAAACATCTTTCGCGGCCTCTCGTCGGCCGCAGCGGGCATGGATCGCGCCAACGCCGACTACATGGGCATGCTGGCCACGGTGATCAACGCCCTTGCCCTGCGCGACGCGTTGGAGCACGCCGGAGTACCCACCAGGGTGCAGACCGCCATCACCATCGCTCAGGTCGCCGAGCCTTACATCAGGCTGCGGGCGATACGGCACCTGGAAAAGGGGCGAGCAGTCATCTTCGCCGGCGGCACCGGCAATCCCTTCTTCACGACGGACACCACGGTGGCTCTGCGCGCCGCAGAGATCGGGGCCGACGCGGTGCTGAAGGCGACCCGGGTGGACGGTGTCTACGACGACGATCCGGAGAAGAACCCGAAGGCTCGCCTGCTCACCGACCTCACCTACATGGAGGTCCTGGAGAAGGGTCTTCGGGTGATGGACAGCACCGCCATTACGATGTGCATGGAGAACGATCTTCCGATCAGGGTGTTCAACATCTCCGTGCCGGGCAACATTGCCCGAGCCGTCCGCGGCGAGCCGGTGGGGACCCTGGTTCGCTGA
- a CDS encoding phosphatidate cytidylyltransferase has protein sequence MASGDDTGFRPLPGDPWAPEPSSESDPAPAGESVEEAGETPTDGSRKRLFGRRRRRGDEVESETSNDEDPTPEAEPPPASDEPDDPTLTVDLPPWAEGGTSGAEHVEAGFNTDDDLVPADPDFAGRGYLPPTVLPEEGPSAEEESTLTEATTETVALLEEEVPAEPVASGDEETPVAAIDASEEPPGGDRRDDQESAPAGPYGVAGPEAFSALHDDELGDLDDWAAFAGEAASRPEPSAEVEDSDVEDAPEPSGRPRRRLFGRGARLESEGSLAMGEDTDEQANDQDESVPALQEVEGGEFEGATDSEGSAEPRRRGLFRRRRIVSEATHSNDDPAAAMPKWREESPVYGDSGDESWPEVAGSVPGAEMADGGDDDIFLPSAGDEVVDGESYEPAMSEPDDSGWFDEGAAEVPGVTSSDREERGGDGGDWVTGPVAVDPDRTMELDDPVGASMTDDSHARAATMEHRGLADEIDRLGAEDTDWQAMAAVMPGVESGVVGFEDVADLSTGEGYREGPRSDMGARLATGLVLAVFLFGSLFVGGAAMAVFVGILAVVGIGELFATLRRVGLRPLTPLGILAGAGLFATTWFHGPIAIAIAIGLLTSVVFFVLAFGPLREDALVNGGLTVMAVVWVVGTMAFAFPILQHPDFRPLVLALVLATAAMDMGAFTFGRAWGRRALAPVLSPNKSVEGLVGGVIAAVAAGAIFGALYEPFDLRSGLALGLLVAVMAPMGDLAESMVKRSLGVKDMGTILPGHGGILDRVDAFLFVIPAVWVLYRSIGLLG, from the coding sequence ATGGCCAGTGGAGACGACACCGGGTTTCGACCCCTACCCGGTGACCCCTGGGCGCCCGAGCCCTCCTCGGAGTCCGACCCGGCTCCCGCCGGGGAGTCGGTGGAGGAGGCCGGTGAGACGCCAACCGATGGTTCGCGAAAGCGCCTGTTCGGGAGGCGCCGCCGCCGAGGGGATGAAGTGGAGTCGGAAACCTCGAACGACGAGGATCCTACTCCGGAGGCCGAACCGCCACCGGCGTCCGACGAACCCGACGATCCCACCCTCACCGTCGACCTGCCTCCCTGGGCAGAGGGAGGGACCTCCGGTGCGGAGCACGTGGAGGCCGGGTTCAACACCGATGACGATCTGGTGCCCGCCGATCCCGATTTCGCTGGACGCGGCTACCTGCCACCCACCGTTCTTCCCGAGGAAGGCCCGTCTGCAGAGGAGGAGTCGACTCTGACGGAAGCGACCACCGAGACGGTTGCGCTCCTCGAGGAGGAGGTTCCGGCCGAGCCTGTCGCGAGCGGAGATGAGGAGACTCCCGTCGCAGCCATCGATGCCTCCGAGGAACCACCCGGCGGTGATCGCCGAGATGATCAGGAGTCGGCGCCCGCGGGCCCCTACGGGGTGGCCGGGCCTGAGGCGTTCTCGGCACTGCATGACGACGAGTTGGGCGATCTCGACGACTGGGCCGCATTCGCCGGTGAGGCGGCATCGCGGCCCGAGCCCTCAGCCGAGGTCGAGGATTCAGATGTCGAGGACGCTCCCGAGCCGTCGGGACGACCACGACGTCGCCTATTCGGACGCGGAGCAAGGTTGGAGTCCGAGGGGTCGTTGGCCATGGGTGAGGACACCGACGAACAAGCCAACGATCAGGACGAGTCGGTACCTGCCCTCCAAGAAGTCGAGGGTGGGGAGTTCGAAGGCGCAACCGATTCGGAGGGATCGGCCGAACCCAGGAGGCGCGGCCTGTTCCGGCGCCGGAGGATCGTGAGCGAAGCCACCCACTCGAATGACGATCCAGCGGCGGCGATGCCCAAATGGCGGGAGGAGTCGCCCGTCTACGGCGACTCCGGCGACGAGTCCTGGCCGGAGGTTGCCGGGAGCGTCCCGGGTGCGGAGATGGCAGATGGCGGAGACGACGACATCTTTCTGCCATCGGCCGGCGACGAGGTCGTGGACGGGGAGTCCTACGAGCCGGCCATGTCAGAGCCAGATGACTCTGGCTGGTTCGACGAGGGAGCAGCAGAGGTTCCAGGGGTCACGTCGTCCGATCGGGAGGAGAGGGGTGGCGACGGCGGCGATTGGGTGACCGGGCCGGTCGCCGTCGATCCGGACCGCACCATGGAGCTGGACGATCCGGTCGGAGCCTCCATGACGGACGATTCCCATGCCCGCGCCGCCACCATGGAACATCGGGGCCTCGCCGACGAGATCGACCGTCTCGGTGCGGAGGACACCGATTGGCAGGCGATGGCAGCGGTGATGCCGGGGGTCGAGTCCGGTGTCGTCGGTTTCGAGGATGTCGCCGATCTGAGCACCGGTGAGGGATACCGCGAGGGGCCGCGATCCGACATGGGGGCCCGTTTGGCCACCGGGCTGGTGTTGGCGGTGTTCCTCTTCGGGTCGCTGTTCGTCGGCGGAGCGGCGATGGCGGTGTTCGTGGGGATCCTGGCTGTCGTCGGGATCGGCGAGCTGTTCGCCACGCTTCGAAGGGTCGGGCTTCGCCCCCTCACGCCTCTGGGGATCCTGGCCGGTGCCGGCCTCTTCGCCACCACCTGGTTCCACGGTCCGATCGCCATCGCCATCGCCATCGGCCTGCTCACCTCGGTCGTCTTCTTCGTGCTCGCCTTCGGTCCGCTGCGTGAGGATGCCCTGGTCAATGGTGGCTTGACCGTGATGGCCGTGGTCTGGGTCGTGGGAACGATGGCGTTCGCGTTCCCGATCCTGCAGCACCCGGACTTCCGGCCCCTCGTGCTGGCCCTCGTGCTGGCGACGGCGGCGATGGACATGGGTGCGTTCACCTTCGGGCGCGCCTGGGGGAGAAGGGCACTGGCTCCGGTCCTCTCTCCCAACAAGTCGGTGGAGGGTCTGGTGGGCGGGGTGATCGCCGCCGTGGCCGCCGGGGCGATCTTCGGGGCGCTCTACGAGCCGTTCGACCTGCGATCCGGACTGGCACTCGGCCTGCTGGTGGCGGTGATGGCGCCGATGGGCGACCTGGCGGAGTCGATGGTGAAGCGCAGCCTCGGGGTCAAGGACATGGGGACGATCCTTCCCGGTCACGGGGGGATCCTGGATCGAGTCGATGCGTTCCTGTTCGTGATTCCGGCGGTTTGGGTCCTCTACCGATCGATCGGCCTGCTGGGGTGA